The following are from one region of the Betta splendens chromosome 15, fBetSpl5.4, whole genome shotgun sequence genome:
- the tial1 gene encoding nucleolysin TIAR isoform X4, whose amino-acid sequence MSRLRLHLLGKSQMLIGLDRSLKANSKELCTLETQMDARVVKDMATGKSKGYGFVSFYNKLDAENAIINMGGQWLGGRQIRTNWATRKPPAPKTAQDNGSKHLKFDDVLTQSSPQNCTVYCGGIQTGLSEHLMRQTFSPFGQIMEIRVFPEKGYSFIRFSSHDSAAHAIVSVNGTVIEGHVVKCYWGKESPDMAKSQQQQVEYGQWGQWNQVYSSPQQQYGQYVTNGWQVPSYNMYGQTWNQQGFGVEQPQSPTWMGNFGSPSSQASATPGSVVSNLANFSMAGYQTHDPLTEVNYIRDTNEESS is encoded by the exons AAATGCTCATAGGATTGGACAGGAGCTTGAAGGCTAACAGCAAGGAACTGTGCACTCTGGAGACTCAGAT GGATGCTCGTGTTGTGAAGGATATGGCGACAGGCAAATCAAAGGGGTATGGATTTGTGTCCTTCTACAACAAACTG GATGCAGAGAATGCCATCATCAACATGGGGGGGCAGTGGCTTGGAGGACGTCAAATCAGGACCAACTGGGCAACACGTAAGCCACCAGCCCCAAAGACTGCCCAAGACA ATGGCTCGAAGCACCTGAAGTTTGATGACGTACTGACTCAGTCCAGCCCACAGAACTGTACCGTGTACTGTGGAGGGATCCAGACAGGACTATCGG AACATCTAATGCGACAGACCTTCTCACCATTTGGTCAAATAATGGAAATTCGAGTTTTCCCAGAGAAAGGATACTCCTTCATCCG GTTTTCTTCCCATGACAGTGCGGCTCATGCCATTGTTTCAGTAAATGGTACAGTAATTGAAGGACATGTAGTTAAGTGCTACTGGGGCAAAGAATCTCCTGACATGGCAAAAAGTCAGCAGCAACAG GTTGAGTATGGCCAGTGGGGACAGTGGAACCAGGTCTACAGCAGTCCACAGCAGCAGTACGGGCAGTATGTGACTAATGGGTGGCAAGTTCCCTCCTACAACATGTATGGGCAAACGTGGAACCAGCAAGGATTTGGTGTAGA GCAGCCCCAGTCACCGACCTGGATGGGAAACTTTGGATCGCCATCATCCCAGGCTTCAGCCACACCCGGTTCAGTCGTGTCCAACCTTGCCAACTTCAGCATGGCTGGCTATCAAACACA tGACCCGCTGACGGAGGTTAATTACATACGAGACACAAATGAAGAATCCAGTTGA
- the atoh7 gene encoding transcription factor atoh7, whose protein sequence is MKSRRQSCTDSGSESSELDSKSPEKYETATRRRMAANARERKRMQGLNTAFDRLRKVVPQWGQDKKLSKYETLQMALSYIMALNRILTDAKRPGTCHRQWLELQFDCVQPENYPCLIYDPAGEQDYLHSSFSYQLDEHQVHT, encoded by the coding sequence ATGAAGTCCCGTCGACAGAGCTGCACTGACTCGGGATCAGAGTCCTCGGAGCTGGACTCCAAGAGCCCAGAGAAGTATGAGACGGCCACGAGGCGGCGGATGGCTGCCAACGccagggagaggaagaggatgcagGGTCTGAACACGGCCTTCGACCGCCTGCGTAAAGTGGTCCCACAGTGGGGCCAGGACAAAAAACTGTCCAAGTATGAAACGCTGCAGATGGCTCTGAGCTACATCATGGCCCTCAACCGGATCCTCACGGACGCCAAGAGGCCCGGCACTTGTCACAGGCAgtggctggagctgcagtttgACTGTGTGCAGCCGGAGAACTACCCCTGCCTCATATACGACCCTGCCGGCGAACAGGACTACCTCCACTCATCGTTCTCCTACCAGCTGGACGAGCACCAGGTCCACACATGA
- the pkd2l1 gene encoding polycystic kidney disease 2-like 1 protein — protein MNNRADSHLTAQVECEMDRLGNGAWVNQGYCGSPPPTRTVSTVYAPQTLYKGPTESMYKLDTPAPFLHPSEGPQSTEKPLVRKQRSCCSFIKGLWGTTLTENTSDNRELFVRTTIRELVVYLVFLVDMCLLTYGMTSSSTYYYTNAMTNLFVNTPSASGGSFQSIGAMADFWAFAQGPLLDGLYWSTWYNNQSMNHGDQSFIYYENMLLGVPRIRQLKVKNNSCKIPNDFQEEIIGCYDVYSEKKEDDLSFGLINGTAWTYHTEKAMNGSSYWGLLTTYSGAGYYQDLSRTKEESAAVLEELMSNLWLDQGTRAVFIDFSTYNANINMFCVLTLVVEFPATGGAIPSYQIRTVKLLRYVATWDYFILGCEMVFCLFILYYIVEEILELRIHKLAYFKSIWNILDIVIIMLAIVAIIFNIFRTVKVDSLLGSLLRDPGIYADFEFLAFWQTQYNNMNAVNLFFAWIKIFKYISFNKTMTQLSSTLGRCAKDILGFAIMFFIVFFAYAQLGYLLFGTVVQSFSTFAKCISTQFRIILGDFNYDAIDSANRVLGPIYFVTYVFFVFFVLLNMFLAIINDTYSEVKEELSSQKDDLHFTDIIKQSYMKTFVKLKLKKEKISDVQKALQSGSGEIEFKDFRETLKGMGHGDEEISAAFAQFDCDKNQILDTNEQERMIQELEEKRNALSAEINDLGMNYEKELLEKPPVNSEQRNDPSQTNVDWEQFLSLTRQFVHLENNMAGITLKIDLIMEKLGLQEKAHRKDMSDDGSVLVSMDKAPLQLDSSFVSRM, from the exons ATGAACAACCGGGCCGACAGCCACCTGACGGCGCAGGTGGAGTGCGAGATGGACCGACTGGGCAACGGGGCCTGGGTGAACCAGGGCTACTGTGGCTCTCCACCCCCGACCCGAACCGTCAGCACCGTCTACGCGCCCCAGACCCTTTACAAGGGCCCCACAGAGAGCATGTACAAACTGGACACCCCCGCTCCATTCCTCCACCCGTCAGAGGGCCCTCAGTCCACGGAGAAACCCCTGGtgaggaaacagagaagctgctgctcatttatCAAAG GTCTGTGGGGAACAACGCTGACTGAAAACACCTCCGACAACAGGGAGCTGTTTGTCCGAACAACCATACGGGAGTTAGTGGTCTACCTGGTTTTCCTGGTGGACATGTGCCTCT TGACGTACGGTATGACCAGCTCCAGCACCTACTACTACACCAACGCCATGACAAACCTGTTTGTCAACACACCCAGTGCCAGCGGAGGTAGCTTTCAGTCCATCGGTGCAATGGCCGACTTCTGGGCC TTTGCCCAGGGCCCCTTACTGGACGGCCTCTACTGGTCTACCTGGTACAACAACCAGTCCATGAATCATGGAGACCAGTCTTTCATCTACTATGAGAACATGCTGCTGGGAGTCCCCAGAATCAGGCAGCTCAAGGTCAAGAACAACTCCTGCAAGATCCCCAACGACTTCCAGGAGGAAATAATAGGATGTTACGACGTGTACAGCGAGAAGAAGGAGGACGACCTTAGCTTTGGGCTCATCAATGGCACAGC CTGGACCTACCACACTGAGAAAGCAATGAATGGTTCCTCCTACTGGGGCCTGCTCACCACCTACAGCGGAGCGGGATACTACCAAGACCTGAGTCGAACCAAAGAGGAGAGCGCGGctgtgctggaggagctgatgagCAACCTTTGGCTGGACCAAGGAACCCGGGCTGTCTTCATAGACTTCTCCACATACAACGCAAACATCAACATGTTCTGCGTTCTCAC GTTGGTAGTTGAATTCCCAGCGACCGGTGGAGCGATCCCGTCCTACCAGATCCGAACAGTCAAACTGCTTCGCTACGTGGCCACCTGGGATTACTTCATCCTGGGGTGTGAGATGGTCTTCTGTTTATTCATCCTTTACTATATTGTGGAGGAGATTCTGGAACTTCGCATACATAAGCTTGCCTACTTCAAAAGTATCTGGAACATACTGGATATTGTGATAATAATG CTTGCCATCGTCGCCATCATATTCAACATTTTCCGAACGGTCAAAGTTGACAGTCTGCTTGGCAGTCTGCTGCGTGACCCTGGCATCTATGCCGACTTTGAATTTCTGGCCTTCTGgcaaacacagtacaacaacatGAATGCGGTGAACCTATTCTTTGCGTGGATCAAG ATCTTCAAGTACATCAGTTTCAATAAGACCATGACTCAGCTGTCTTCTACACTGGGACGATGTGCTAAAGATATTTTGGGATTTGCGATCATGTTCTTCATCGTCTTCTTTGCCTACGCCCAGCTTGGATATTTGCTCTTTGGGACAGTGGTTCAATCCTTCAGTACCTTTGCAAAATGCAT TTCCACACAGTTCAGGATTATCCTTGGAGACTTTAATTATGATGCCATTGACAGCGCTAACAGAGTTCTGGGGCCAATCTACTTTGTGACCTATGtgttctttgtcttctttgtccTGCTG AACATGTTTCTGGCCATCATAAATGACACATATTCTGAAGTAAAGGAGGAGCTCTCATCTCAGAAGGATGATCTGCATTTCACTGACATTATCAAACAG AGCTATATGAAGACATTTGTGAAACTGAAACTTAAAAAGGAGAAAATATCGGATGTTCAGAAGGCACTGcagtctggatctggagaaATTGAATTCAAGGACTTCAGGGAAACTCTGAAAGG GATGGGACATGGTGATGAGGAAATTTCTGCAGCCTTCGCACAGTTTGACTGCGACAAGAACCAAATTTTAGACACGAACGAACAGGAGAGGATGATacaagagctggaggagaagagg AATGCCCTGAGTGCTGAAATCAATGATCTTGGAATGAATTATGAGAAAGAATTACTGGAGAAGCCTCCCGTTAACTCTGAGCAGAGGAACGACCCCAGCCAAACCAATGTGGACTGGGAACAGTTTCTAAG CCTGACAAGACAGTTTGTGCATCTTGAAAACAATATGGCTGGAATCACACTGAAAATTGACCTGATCATGGAGAAACTAGGATTACAAGAGAAAGCTCATAGGAAGGACATG AGTGATGATGGGAGTGTCCTGGTTTCCATGGACAAAGCGCCACTTCAACTGGATTCTTCATTTGTGTCTCGTATGTAA